One window from the genome of Hemitrygon akajei unplaced genomic scaffold, sHemAka1.3 Scf000070, whole genome shotgun sequence encodes:
- the LOC140722148 gene encoding LOW QUALITY PROTEIN: E3 ubiquitin-protein ligase TRIM39-like (The sequence of the model RefSeq protein was modified relative to this genomic sequence to represent the inferred CDS: deleted 1 base in 1 codon), producing the protein MEYRSTDVMFRLYKLLPPVSVTLDVETANPWLEVSEDRKSVRPTRTWRNLPDTGKRFTDQPCVLGSEGFTSGRHYWEMEVTGNRGWYLGVAAESVKRKGGVSLSPETGFWVIGWDGEVLHRGCDVYGDPTSPESVLPAGPIPGGVGVYLSYESGTVSFYNAETKSHLHTFTGNKFTGKLYPFFRPGMKTNG; encoded by the exons atGGAGTATAGGAGCACGGATGTGATGTTCAGGCTCTATAAG cttctccccccagtctctgtcaccctggatgtggaaacggcgaatccgtggctcgaggtgtctgaggatcggaagagtgtgagaccgACCAGGacctggaggaatctccctgacaccgggaagagattcacagaccagccttgtgtgctgggatcggagggattcacatcggggagacattactgggagatggaggtgacggggaatcggggctggtatctgggagtcgccgcagagtctgtgaagaggaagggaggggtcagtttgagtccggagaccggattctgggtcatcgggtgGGATGGTGAGGTGTTACATCGGGGTTGTGACGTGTACGGTGATCCCACCTCCCCCGAGTCCgttctccctgccggtcccatccccgggggggtgggagtttatctcagttacgagtctgggacagtttcattttacaacgcggagaccaagtcccatctccacaccttcactgggaataaattcacggggaaactttatcctttcttc cgacctgggatGAAAACcaatggctga